From the Maioricimonas rarisocia genome, one window contains:
- a CDS encoding tetratricopeptide repeat protein: MHWGNRPWWNHRHHDGWHRGHWRHDRWRRDVHHHHHHYYGYGWGRPWYRRPAVWGLTAWSLGNLIYNSGYCVYTNPYYVEPVVIGTTVIEYSTPVTMLAPAQTVPTVTEVAGSTAPSEVAFDRARQAFYTGDYVQALSQVEQALASAPTDAALHEFRALTLFAMGRYQEAAATLNAVLAVGPGWDWETMRGLYPSVEAYTLQLRALEGYVRENRDAAPARFVLAYHYLTCDHTEASVRQLQKVVELEPQDTVASELLSVLDPESAPTAQAAPAGGTPAGNAPAGNAPLLVPPAAGEEPGQPAAPARPKPPTAEQIVGEWTAKQGDDGTIQLQLEAAGTFTWTFTRDDDENVLKGTYTLADDVLVLTAEDGGQMVANVGLADETLGFRLVGSPPADPGLKFSK, translated from the coding sequence GTGCACTGGGGCAACCGCCCCTGGTGGAACCACCGCCACCACGACGGATGGCATCGCGGCCACTGGCGGCACGATCGCTGGCGTCGCGACGTGCACCACCACCATCACCACTACTATGGTTACGGGTGGGGGCGTCCGTGGTATCGCCGTCCGGCTGTGTGGGGGCTGACGGCCTGGTCGCTGGGGAACCTGATCTACAACTCCGGCTACTGCGTCTACACGAACCCGTATTACGTGGAGCCGGTGGTGATCGGCACGACCGTGATCGAGTACTCGACGCCGGTCACGATGCTGGCGCCGGCGCAGACGGTTCCGACCGTGACCGAAGTGGCCGGCAGCACGGCCCCGTCCGAGGTTGCATTCGATCGGGCCCGGCAGGCGTTCTACACCGGTGACTATGTGCAGGCGCTCAGCCAGGTGGAGCAGGCACTTGCTTCGGCTCCGACAGACGCGGCCCTGCATGAGTTCCGCGCTCTGACGCTGTTCGCCATGGGCCGGTATCAGGAAGCGGCTGCGACGCTCAATGCGGTCCTCGCGGTTGGTCCCGGTTGGGACTGGGAAACGATGCGGGGGCTGTATCCGAGTGTCGAGGCGTACACGCTGCAGTTGCGGGCGCTCGAAGGGTATGTTCGTGAGAACCGCGACGCGGCTCCGGCTCGCTTCGTCCTCGCGTATCACTACCTGACGTGTGATCACACCGAGGCATCGGTGCGGCAGTTGCAGAAGGTTGTCGAACTCGAGCCGCAGGATACGGTCGCGTCTGAACTGTTGAGCGTCCTCGATCCGGAGTCGGCTCCGACGGCGCAGGCTGCACCGGCTGGCGGTACGCCCGCTGGCAATGCACCGGCTGGCAACGCACCGTTGCTCGTCCCGCCGGCTGCCGGGGAGGAACCGGGACAGCCAGCTGCCCCGGCACGTCCGAAGCCTCCGACGGCCGAGCAGATCGTGGGCGAGTGGACGGCGAAGCAGGGAGACGACGGGACGATTCAGCTGCAGCTTGAAGCGGCGGGAACGTTCACATGGACGTTTACCCGCGATGACGATGAGAACGTTCTCAAGGGGACGTACACGCTCGCTGACGACGTGCTCGTGCTGACGGCCGAGGATGGTGGCCAGATGGTCGCCAACGTTGGACTGGCGGACGAGACGCTCGGTTTCCGACTGGTGGGGAGTCCGCCGGCCGATCCGGGGCTGAAGTTTTCGAAGTAG
- a CDS encoding DUF1475 family protein, which translates to MRVLLTLVFGSFLLVMLSVTVIAMLDRSVFSVGEELTSDPWFIATLVDAYLGFLTFYVWVAYRERRWPARLIWFVLIMCLGNIAMASYVLWQVWRLPAGASMDTLLLRDDRRGRAPATGAAP; encoded by the coding sequence ATGCGCGTGCTGCTGACGCTGGTCTTCGGAAGTTTCCTGCTCGTCATGCTGTCCGTGACGGTCATTGCCATGCTGGACCGGAGCGTCTTCTCGGTCGGTGAGGAGCTGACGTCGGACCCGTGGTTCATCGCCACGCTGGTGGATGCCTATCTCGGGTTTCTGACGTTCTACGTCTGGGTGGCGTATCGCGAGCGACGCTGGCCGGCACGTCTCATCTGGTTCGTGCTGATCATGTGCCTGGGGAACATTGCCATGGCGAGCTATGTGCTGTGGCAGGTCTGGCGGCTGCCGGCCGGGGCTTCGATGGACACCCTGCTGCTGCGGGATGATCGCAGGGGACGTGCTCCCGCGACAGGAGCCGCCCCCTGA
- a CDS encoding SPFH domain-containing protein, producing the protein MFFVCLVVIFGSWMTYSMFRIDVGTGEMAILVHKVGKDLGNDDELASSAEYKGVQVDVLTEGRHFRNPFFWDWEVIPQTVIPEGKLGVKVSLTGEDLGYGEFLARMKDESTPLTKGVVPGVMRPGRYPINPYVFAVEEHLPVTIDAGYKGVVTNLTGRMPENPNALLVATGERGVQPDTLDPGTYYVNPYETRINQLDCRSQRFNLSQSGEMGFPSKDGFWVRLDGIIEFRVNPEKAAEVYVTYNEDTNGDQIDEELILKVILPNARSFCRLQGSNSLGRDFIQGETRTKFQEDFQEAMRTACEPLGIEIIQALITRIRPPDQIAAPVRDREIAKQEELQYQQQILQQESEQKLAVETALVGQKRALVEADQKVVKLTTEAKREQEVAVTKANEQLKVAEYKLEAAKDEAAAILARGQAEADIIRFQNEAEAAGWKTAVEAFSGNGMQYAQFVMFEKMAKAYRQIMVNTADSPIMRVFEAFDPSVTAPSVPQDSVTADAPVDEAETSANEVAAEASGNSAN; encoded by the coding sequence TTGTTCTTCGTCTGCCTGGTGGTCATTTTCGGATCGTGGATGACGTACTCGATGTTCCGCATCGACGTCGGCACCGGCGAGATGGCGATTCTGGTTCACAAGGTCGGGAAAGATCTCGGCAACGACGACGAACTGGCCTCTTCGGCCGAGTACAAGGGGGTGCAGGTCGACGTGCTGACCGAAGGCCGGCACTTCCGGAATCCGTTCTTCTGGGACTGGGAAGTGATCCCGCAGACGGTGATCCCGGAAGGGAAACTGGGCGTGAAGGTGAGCCTGACGGGTGAGGATCTCGGCTACGGCGAGTTCCTGGCCCGCATGAAGGACGAGTCGACGCCGCTGACCAAAGGGGTTGTGCCTGGGGTGATGCGACCCGGCCGGTATCCGATCAACCCTTACGTCTTCGCCGTCGAGGAACATCTGCCGGTCACGATTGACGCCGGCTACAAAGGGGTCGTGACGAATCTGACCGGACGGATGCCGGAGAATCCGAATGCCCTGCTGGTCGCGACCGGCGAGCGGGGTGTGCAGCCGGACACGCTCGATCCGGGGACGTATTACGTCAATCCGTACGAAACGCGGATCAACCAGCTGGACTGCCGCAGCCAGCGATTCAATCTGTCGCAGAGCGGCGAGATGGGTTTCCCGTCGAAGGATGGGTTCTGGGTCCGGCTGGACGGGATCATCGAATTCCGGGTCAATCCGGAGAAGGCCGCTGAGGTCTACGTCACCTACAACGAGGACACGAATGGGGATCAGATCGACGAAGAGTTGATCCTGAAAGTGATCCTGCCGAACGCCCGCAGCTTCTGCCGCCTGCAGGGCTCGAACAGTCTGGGGCGCGACTTCATTCAGGGCGAAACGCGAACGAAGTTCCAGGAAGACTTCCAGGAAGCGATGCGGACCGCCTGTGAGCCCCTAGGGATCGAGATCATCCAGGCCCTGATCACCCGCATCCGTCCGCCGGATCAGATTGCCGCTCCCGTGCGGGACCGCGAAATCGCCAAGCAGGAGGAACTGCAGTATCAGCAGCAGATCCTGCAGCAGGAGTCGGAACAGAAGCTGGCCGTCGAAACCGCTCTGGTGGGGCAGAAGCGAGCCCTGGTCGAGGCGGACCAGAAGGTGGTCAAGCTGACGACCGAAGCGAAGCGGGAACAGGAAGTGGCCGTGACGAAGGCCAACGAACAGTTGAAGGTTGCCGAGTACAAGCTGGAAGCAGCGAAAGACGAGGCGGCAGCGATTCTGGCCCGCGGTCAGGCGGAAGCGGACATCATCCGGTTCCAGAACGAGGCGGAAGCGGCCGGGTGGAAGACGGCGGTCGAAGCCTTCAGTGGCAACGGCATGCAGTACGCCCAGTTCGTGATGTTCGAAAAGATGGCCAAGGCTTATCGCCAGATCATGGTCAACACGGCGGACAGCCCGATCATGCGGGTGTTCGAAGCGTTCGATCCTTCGGTCACGGCTCCGTCGGTGCCGCAGGATAGCGTGACGGCCGATGCCCCCGTCGATGAAGCCGAAACGAGCGCCAATGAAGTGGCTGCGGAAGCGTCCGGCAACTCCGCCAACTGA
- a CDS encoding SPFH domain-containing protein, with product MNEERSKWPLWFTGALLIVLFVAVGGAWTMIEWTVNRIYVPEGHSLLLRYKGPPLPFLPGSRPVATPGEFAQVDEGGNPQQIGVLQQMKGPGRHFLWYGWWQTELVEDTVIAPGEVAIVTSKMGKDLPAGQYLVDGNLDETEFKGILRGVLGPGRYRINPYAYDVKPIKLETISRGAQQKVAGWVEIPSGYVGVVTNLTANPATGAQPGISEDVLPPGLYPVNPKEQHVDIVKIGFREKSIKAELMTDNQGRITMDKSGEPMVANDETGITFPSNDGFSIVMDFTAVWGITPEQAPEVIRKFGNVEAVETKVVVPQIESICRNMGSKLGAVDLLVGESRQQFQESTSKAFQDVLSDKGLTLLYGLVRHIYIPQEVRVPIQQSFIADELKLTREQEQLTAKTEANLREAEQKVLLETERITVETEKLVAQALAEGEKEAEETRAETTKLVASIDRQTAELEAQATVLRGEAEANVEKFAAEAKAEKFKLAVQAFGSGQAYNQWVFASGLPDDLELKLLYAGEGTFWTDLKGFTDVMLGKQIQQQQPERQTIPATRRR from the coding sequence ATGAACGAAGAACGCAGCAAATGGCCACTGTGGTTCACCGGAGCGCTGCTGATCGTATTGTTCGTCGCCGTCGGTGGCGCCTGGACGATGATCGAGTGGACGGTCAACCGAATCTATGTCCCCGAAGGGCACAGTCTGCTGTTGCGGTACAAGGGGCCGCCCCTTCCGTTTTTGCCCGGCAGTCGACCCGTTGCCACACCCGGTGAATTTGCCCAGGTGGACGAGGGGGGGAATCCACAGCAGATCGGTGTGCTCCAGCAGATGAAAGGGCCGGGACGGCACTTTCTGTGGTACGGCTGGTGGCAGACGGAACTGGTGGAAGACACCGTCATTGCCCCGGGTGAGGTGGCGATCGTCACGAGCAAGATGGGCAAGGATCTGCCGGCGGGACAATACCTGGTTGACGGCAACCTCGATGAAACCGAGTTCAAGGGGATTCTGCGGGGTGTGCTCGGGCCGGGACGCTACCGCATCAATCCGTACGCCTACGACGTGAAGCCCATCAAGCTGGAGACGATCTCGCGCGGGGCCCAACAGAAGGTGGCCGGCTGGGTCGAGATTCCGAGTGGCTATGTGGGTGTGGTGACCAACCTGACGGCCAACCCCGCGACCGGTGCGCAGCCAGGCATCTCGGAGGACGTGTTGCCGCCCGGTCTGTATCCGGTGAATCCGAAGGAACAGCATGTCGACATCGTGAAGATCGGCTTCCGCGAGAAGAGCATCAAGGCGGAGCTGATGACCGACAATCAGGGTCGGATCACGATGGACAAGAGTGGCGAGCCGATGGTCGCCAACGACGAGACGGGCATCACCTTTCCGTCGAACGACGGCTTCAGCATCGTGATGGATTTCACGGCGGTCTGGGGCATTACGCCGGAGCAGGCTCCCGAAGTGATCCGTAAGTTCGGCAACGTGGAAGCGGTCGAAACGAAGGTGGTCGTGCCGCAGATTGAGAGCATCTGCCGGAACATGGGCTCGAAGCTGGGAGCAGTCGATCTGCTCGTCGGTGAGTCGCGTCAGCAGTTCCAGGAGAGCACGTCGAAGGCGTTCCAGGATGTGCTGTCGGACAAGGGGCTGACGCTGCTGTACGGTCTGGTGCGGCACATCTACATTCCGCAGGAAGTTCGTGTGCCGATCCAGCAGTCGTTCATCGCCGACGAACTGAAGCTGACCCGCGAGCAGGAACAGCTGACGGCGAAGACCGAAGCGAACCTGCGAGAGGCCGAGCAGAAGGTGCTGCTGGAGACCGAGCGGATCACGGTCGAAACCGAGAAGCTGGTGGCCCAGGCGCTGGCCGAAGGTGAGAAGGAAGCCGAAGAGACCCGTGCCGAGACGACCAAGCTCGTCGCGAGCATCGACCGTCAGACGGCCGAGCTGGAGGCCCAGGCGACCGTGCTGCGGGGTGAGGCTGAGGCCAACGTCGAGAAGTTTGCGGCCGAGGCGAAGGCGGAGAAGTTCAAGCTGGCCGTGCAGGCGTTCGGATCGGGGCAGGCGTACAACCAGTGGGTGTTTGCCTCGGGCCTGCCGGACGACCTGGAGCTGAAACTGCTGTACGCCGGCGAGGGAACGTTCTGGACGGACCTGAAGGGGTTCACGGATGTGATGCTGGGCAAGCAGATCCAGCAGCAGCAGCCGGAACGTCAGACGATTCCCGCGACGCGCCGGCGTTAG
- a CDS encoding glycoside hydrolase family protein → MIRLLLFVTLLSLPAFASAAEPVDIGSRLELFVDDALIDQMSADCRLDLKRPEPREVVLVTDRPWEGNTCAYYTIFQDGDLYRMYYRGSDWDEHAKKAKHREVTCYAESRDGIHWEKPNLGLFEYNGSTDNNIVWDGSGTHNFTPFRDTNPDCPEDEQYKALGVAKGGLLAFASADGIHWRTLSDSPVITKGAFDSQNLAFWDAARGQYREYHRTFRNGVRDIQTGTSNDFLNWTEPVFIDTGDAPKEHLYTNAVAPYARAPHILLGFPTRFHPDLNDQVEPTLMVSRDRIHFRRYLDAVIPHTAPEDRSGNRSNYMAWGILNLPRQPNELSVYGTEAYYTGPDSRLRRFSYRTDGFVSLRADEKPGEVVTVPLTFAGEELVLNLATRDEGHVRVELQDAQGKPLDGYNLEQSEEITGDAIEHVVRWKENSDVSGLAGQPVRLRLQLKNADVYSYRFR, encoded by the coding sequence ATGATTCGGCTGCTGCTGTTCGTCACGCTCCTGAGCCTCCCCGCCTTCGCCTCCGCGGCTGAACCGGTCGACATCGGCTCCCGCCTCGAACTGTTTGTCGACGACGCCCTGATCGATCAGATGAGTGCCGACTGCCGGCTCGACCTCAAGCGTCCCGAACCCCGCGAAGTCGTCCTCGTCACCGACCGCCCCTGGGAAGGCAACACCTGCGCGTACTACACGATCTTTCAGGATGGCGACCTCTACCGCATGTACTACCGCGGCTCCGACTGGGACGAGCACGCGAAGAAGGCCAAACATCGCGAGGTGACCTGCTACGCCGAGAGCCGCGACGGCATCCACTGGGAAAAACCGAACCTCGGCCTCTTCGAGTACAACGGCAGCACCGACAACAACATCGTCTGGGACGGCTCCGGCACGCACAACTTCACCCCGTTCCGCGATACCAACCCCGACTGCCCCGAAGACGAGCAGTACAAGGCCCTCGGCGTCGCAAAGGGAGGCCTGCTCGCCTTCGCCTCGGCCGATGGCATTCACTGGCGAACCCTGAGCGACTCGCCCGTCATCACGAAGGGAGCCTTTGACTCGCAGAACCTCGCCTTCTGGGATGCCGCCCGCGGCCAGTACCGCGAGTACCACCGCACGTTCCGCAACGGCGTCCGCGACATTCAGACCGGCACGTCGAACGACTTTCTGAACTGGACCGAACCGGTCTTCATCGACACCGGCGACGCCCCGAAGGAACACCTCTACACGAACGCGGTCGCTCCCTACGCGCGGGCACCGCACATCCTGCTCGGCTTTCCCACGCGGTTCCATCCTGATCTCAACGACCAGGTCGAGCCGACGCTGATGGTCAGCCGCGACCGCATCCACTTCCGCCGCTATCTCGACGCGGTTATCCCCCACACTGCCCCCGAGGACCGTTCCGGCAACCGCAGCAACTACATGGCCTGGGGCATCCTGAACCTGCCTCGCCAGCCGAACGAGCTGAGCGTCTACGGCACCGAAGCGTATTACACCGGCCCGGACAGCCGACTGCGCCGGTTCTCCTACCGGACCGACGGCTTCGTCTCGCTGCGTGCCGATGAGAAACCCGGCGAGGTCGTCACCGTCCCGCTGACATTCGCCGGCGAGGAACTGGTCCTCAACCTGGCCACTCGTGATGAAGGACATGTTCGCGTCGAACTGCAGGATGCCCAGGGCAAACCGCTCGACGGCTACAACCTCGAGCAGAGCGAGGAGATCACCGGCGACGCGATCGAACATGTCGTTCGCTGGAAAGAGAACAGCGACGTCTCCGGGCTGGCCGGCCAGCCGGTCCGCCTCCGGCTGCAGCTCAAGAACGCCGACGTGTATTCGTATCGCTTCCGGTGA
- a CDS encoding dimethylarginine dimethylaminohydrolase family protein, translating into MPRYERPTILMCPPDYYGIEYEINPWMSRSRQSDPAHARDQWKGLYELLISLGVDVQLMDPVQGLPDLVFTANAGLIHADDAYLSRFRHAARQGETSEDRVWFATHGFETLDLPEGMDFEGAGDALFCGETLYGGYIIRSDARALQWVASRIGCRVIPLQLIDDRYYHLDTCFCPLAEEEALWYPPAFDEYGQRAIRQHIPRLIEVNDDEAARFACNAVVVGRNVVLNTGCEQLEADLRERGYTPHATPLDEFIKAGGSAKCLTLRLDGEEAAIWPEPPSPTED; encoded by the coding sequence ATGCCCCGCTACGAACGCCCCACGATTCTGATGTGTCCGCCGGACTACTACGGCATCGAATACGAAATCAATCCCTGGATGAGCCGCAGCCGCCAGAGCGATCCCGCCCACGCCCGCGACCAGTGGAAGGGCCTGTACGAACTCCTCATCTCGCTTGGTGTCGACGTCCAGCTCATGGACCCCGTCCAGGGACTGCCGGACCTGGTCTTCACCGCCAATGCCGGCCTGATCCACGCCGACGATGCGTACCTCTCCCGCTTCCGCCACGCAGCCCGACAGGGAGAGACATCCGAAGATCGTGTCTGGTTCGCCACCCACGGTTTCGAAACGCTCGACCTGCCCGAAGGAATGGACTTCGAAGGAGCCGGCGACGCCCTGTTCTGTGGCGAGACCCTGTATGGCGGCTACATCATTCGCTCCGACGCCCGGGCCCTGCAGTGGGTCGCCAGCCGCATCGGCTGCCGCGTGATCCCGCTGCAGCTCATTGACGACCGCTACTACCATCTCGACACCTGCTTCTGCCCACTTGCCGAGGAGGAAGCACTCTGGTATCCGCCCGCCTTCGACGAGTACGGCCAGCGGGCGATCCGGCAGCACATCCCCCGGCTGATCGAAGTGAATGACGACGAAGCGGCCCGCTTCGCCTGCAACGCAGTCGTCGTCGGTCGCAACGTCGTCCTCAACACCGGTTGCGAACAGCTCGAAGCCGACCTTCGCGAACGCGGCTACACGCCGCACGCCACCCCGCTGGATGAATTCATCAAGGCCGGCGGCAGCGCCAAATGCCTGACGCTGAGGCTCGATGGCGAAGAAGCCGCCATCTGGCCCGAGCCCCCCTCCCCCACCGAAGACTGA
- a CDS encoding M3 family oligoendopeptidase, which produces MSTASKYELTWELDSLLPHPESDAFAEHLDQFRADLNTLAEASEQLPAIDAEPTHVKAWAGFVDQLGNLLAREEDLHAFVGCHAAADAEKQHFQRLEGVLSSLSPKRSQILTNVELALKSVDAGELEAFIKADPRLEQVAFYFEESRENARFRLPKDQELLSAELAVDGIHAWGRLYDRLSGSLRIEVMEKGELVKKSPGQVQFDSKERSVRQNNFYAASKAWDTIADTCADALNHISGFRLTRYRRLGLQDHLDAPLRLNRMQRETLEAMWGTATERKGCLKKYFDTKARLLGLEKLTWYDLQAPLPIVSRGTESGELSYDAACDLVIHTFEEFSDELGDFARMAIENRWIEVENRAGKRQGGFCTGMPTKKQSRIFMTFTNTPDSMSTLAHELGHAYHSWVLRDEPLLLQEYPMNLAETASTFAEAVLGDRRLADAESAESKLAILDNMLSDSVAFLMNIHARFLFEDRFHIERREGELSSNRLSELMLAAQKDAYLDALDPDGWYPGFWISKLHFYISGWPFYNFPYTFGYLLSQGLYALASDAGPDFPQQYRDLLIATGNRETEEAVSSTFGYDLRQPDFWNRSLDIVESRVNEFVRLAEPFV; this is translated from the coding sequence ATGAGCACTGCGAGCAAGTACGAACTGACGTGGGAACTGGACTCGCTGCTGCCGCATCCGGAGTCGGACGCCTTCGCCGAACACCTGGATCAATTTCGGGCGGACCTGAATACCCTTGCCGAGGCGTCCGAGCAGTTGCCGGCCATCGACGCCGAGCCGACCCACGTTAAGGCCTGGGCGGGGTTCGTGGATCAGTTGGGGAACCTGCTGGCCCGGGAAGAGGATCTGCATGCGTTTGTCGGCTGCCATGCCGCGGCCGATGCGGAGAAACAGCATTTTCAGCGGCTGGAGGGAGTGCTGTCGTCACTGAGCCCGAAGCGGTCGCAGATTCTGACGAACGTCGAGCTGGCGCTGAAGAGTGTTGATGCCGGCGAACTGGAGGCGTTCATCAAGGCGGACCCGCGGCTGGAGCAGGTGGCGTTCTACTTCGAAGAGTCGCGGGAGAACGCCCGCTTCCGCCTGCCGAAGGATCAGGAACTGCTCTCGGCCGAACTGGCGGTGGACGGGATTCACGCCTGGGGTCGGCTGTACGATCGCCTGTCCGGGTCGCTGCGGATCGAGGTGATGGAGAAGGGGGAACTGGTCAAAAAGTCCCCCGGCCAGGTGCAGTTCGATTCGAAGGAGCGGAGCGTCCGCCAGAACAATTTCTACGCGGCTTCAAAAGCGTGGGATACGATCGCCGATACCTGTGCCGACGCGCTCAACCACATCTCCGGCTTTCGTCTGACGCGGTATCGCCGGCTGGGGCTGCAGGATCATCTTGATGCGCCGCTGCGGCTGAACCGTATGCAGCGGGAAACGCTCGAGGCGATGTGGGGGACAGCGACGGAGCGGAAAGGGTGTCTGAAGAAGTACTTCGACACCAAGGCCCGGCTGCTGGGACTGGAGAAGCTGACCTGGTACGACCTGCAGGCGCCGCTGCCGATCGTCAGCAGGGGGACCGAGTCGGGGGAGCTGTCGTACGACGCCGCCTGCGATCTGGTTATTCACACGTTCGAGGAGTTCAGCGACGAGCTGGGCGACTTTGCCCGGATGGCGATCGAGAACCGCTGGATCGAGGTGGAGAACCGGGCAGGGAAGCGGCAGGGGGGCTTCTGCACCGGCATGCCGACGAAGAAACAGTCCCGCATCTTCATGACGTTCACGAACACGCCGGACAGCATGTCGACGCTGGCGCACGAACTGGGGCACGCCTACCATTCGTGGGTGCTGCGGGACGAGCCGCTGCTGCTCCAGGAGTATCCGATGAATCTGGCGGAGACGGCTTCGACCTTTGCTGAAGCGGTCCTGGGTGACCGGCGGCTGGCGGATGCGGAGTCGGCCGAGTCGAAACTGGCGATTCTGGACAACATGCTCAGCGATTCGGTCGCATTCCTGATGAACATTCATGCCCGGTTCCTGTTCGAGGACCGGTTCCACATCGAGCGGCGGGAAGGTGAGCTGTCGTCGAATCGGCTTTCGGAACTGATGCTGGCGGCCCAGAAGGACGCGTATCTCGATGCCCTCGATCCGGACGGCTGGTATCCCGGCTTCTGGATTTCGAAGCTGCATTTTTACATCAGCGGATGGCCGTTCTATAACTTCCCGTACACGTTCGGCTATCTGCTCTCGCAGGGGCTGTACGCACTGGCATCCGATGCGGGTCCGGACTTTCCGCAGCAGTACCGTGACCTGCTGATCGCGACCGGGAACCGGGAGACCGAAGAGGCGGTGTCGTCGACGTTCGGCTACGATCTGCGGCAGCCGGACTTCTGGAACCGGAGCCTGGACATTGTCGAGTCGCGGGTGAACGAGTTCGTGCGGCTCGCCGAGCCGTTTGTATAG
- a CDS encoding undecaprenyl-diphosphate phosphatase: protein MEYVQTIFLGVVQGIAEFLPISSSGHLVILQALLGDIFRGKTESVELNVALHIGTLGSILVVYRKDLLGVLRQPKLCAAIVVATLPVVGVGLFLKDLMDQTLATPLAAGIALCVTGTMMLLTRRVEHAERSLSEMRLRDALIIGLFQAVAPVPGISRSGSTIFGGLLAGMNRDAAARFSFLIAIPAISGAAVLYAKDLIEQGPGDTSPAALAVGTLVAFGVGVVALEWLLRLVTQRRLHWFAWYCYAVGLATISWQLLG, encoded by the coding sequence ATGGAATACGTTCAGACGATCTTTCTCGGGGTAGTGCAGGGGATTGCCGAGTTCCTTCCCATCAGTTCTTCCGGACACCTGGTGATCCTGCAGGCGCTGCTGGGGGACATCTTTCGCGGCAAGACCGAGAGCGTCGAACTGAACGTCGCGCTGCACATCGGGACGCTCGGGTCGATTCTGGTTGTCTACCGCAAGGATCTGCTGGGAGTGCTGCGGCAACCGAAACTATGTGCGGCAATCGTCGTGGCCACGCTGCCGGTCGTTGGCGTGGGACTGTTTCTGAAGGACCTGATGGACCAGACGCTGGCGACGCCGCTGGCGGCGGGGATCGCTCTGTGCGTGACCGGGACGATGATGCTGCTGACCCGGCGGGTGGAACACGCCGAGCGGTCGCTGTCGGAGATGCGCCTGCGGGATGCCCTCATCATCGGGCTGTTTCAGGCGGTCGCACCGGTACCGGGGATCTCCCGCTCGGGAAGCACGATCTTCGGCGGGCTGCTTGCCGGCATGAACCGGGACGCGGCGGCGCGGTTTTCGTTTCTGATTGCCATCCCGGCGATTTCGGGAGCGGCGGTGCTGTACGCGAAGGACCTGATCGAGCAGGGGCCGGGGGATACGTCGCCGGCGGCTCTGGCGGTTGGGACGCTCGTGGCGTTCGGCGTGGGAGTCGTCGCGCTGGAGTGGCTGCTGCGGCTGGTGACGCAGCGGCGACTGCACTGGTTCGCGTGGTACTGCTACGCGGTGGGACTGGCGACGATTTCGTGGCAGTTGCTGGGGTGA